A genomic stretch from Pontivivens ytuae includes:
- a CDS encoding ABC transporter permease, with product MTDITQAKPARPRFSLDWKLLGPLAALVLLLVIGAFLNENFLSSANLLNILTRSAFIGIIAIGATFVISSGGIDLSVGSMAAFTAGVMILLMNWMLGVTDVVWLIVLTGIAAGALIGTGAGLLNGLLITRGGIEAFIVTLGTMGIYRSLVTYLADGGTLSLDSDVRGLYRPVYYGDILGLPVPVILFALAALAGWIVLNNTAFGRHVQSVGANEDVARYSAINTDRVKVFAYMIQGACVALATIVYVPRLGSASATTGVLWELEAIAAVIIGGTLLKGGYGRIGGTVTGALILTLIGNILNLTDLISNYLNGAVQGVIIIAAVFLQRGLSRKQS from the coding sequence ATGACCGACATCACCCAAGCGAAACCGGCGCGGCCGCGCTTCTCCCTCGACTGGAAGCTGCTGGGTCCGCTCGCCGCCCTCGTGCTGCTGCTCGTGATCGGGGCGTTCCTCAACGAGAACTTCCTGTCGAGCGCGAACCTGCTGAACATCCTCACACGCTCCGCCTTCATCGGGATCATCGCGATCGGGGCGACCTTCGTGATCTCCTCGGGCGGGATCGACCTGAGCGTGGGCTCGATGGCGGCGTTCACGGCCGGGGTCATGATCCTCCTGATGAACTGGATGCTGGGCGTGACGGACGTGGTCTGGCTGATCGTGCTGACCGGCATCGCCGCCGGGGCGCTGATCGGCACGGGTGCGGGGCTGCTGAACGGCTTGCTCATCACGCGCGGCGGGATCGAGGCGTTCATCGTGACACTCGGCACCATGGGCATCTACCGCAGCCTCGTCACCTACCTCGCCGATGGCGGCACGCTCTCGCTCGACAGCGATGTGCGGGGGCTCTACCGGCCGGTCTACTACGGCGACATCCTCGGCCTGCCGGTGCCTGTGATCCTGTTCGCGCTGGCCGCCCTCGCAGGCTGGATCGTGCTCAACAACACCGCCTTCGGCCGCCACGTGCAGTCCGTCGGCGCGAACGAGGACGTGGCGCGCTACTCCGCCATCAACACCGACCGGGTAAAGGTCTTCGCTTACATGATCCAGGGCGCGTGCGTGGCGCTGGCCACCATCGTCTACGTCCCGCGCCTCGGCTCCGCCTCCGCCACGACCGGCGTGCTGTGGGAGCTGGAGGCGATCGCCGCCGTCATCATCGGGGGCACGCTCCTGAAAGGCGGCTACGGGCGGATCGGCGGCACCGTGACAGGTGCGCTGATTCTCACCCTGATCGGCAACATCCTCAACCTGACCGACCTGATCTCCAACTACCTCAACGGGGCGGTGCAGGGCGTCATCATCATCGCGGCCGTGTTCCTGCAACGGGGCCTGAGCCGCAAACAGTCCTGA
- a CDS encoding sugar ABC transporter ATP-binding protein yields MNAPVDREPLLAGQGLRKSYGPVEVLHGVDFDVRPGEVHALLGENGAGKSTLVKILSGFVAPSAGTLTFDGAPITFPTMRAAEEAGIVLIHQEFNLAELRTVEENIFLGRELRRGLFLDKAAMRAEARRLLDELHCMAPETARVADLPVADKQMVEIAKAMSRKARILFLDEPTAVLTKAETATLFTLIRRLKAEGVGIVFISHKLDEVEEIADRITVLRDGELVETVPAHGVSPDDMARMMVGRELTDFYPHIPAPGPDAETLLAVESLAAPGVRDASFTLRRGEVLGFAGLQGAGRTAVMEALIGLHPATGGRISLRGQDVRFTDVAQSKAARIAYLTKDRKGKGLLLGNDLVWNFSLFSLEKFAKPLIDRGAERAAFDAAAARVDLRAASPSLTAGSLSGGNQQKLLLAKVLETDPEIIIIDEPTRGIDVGAKSQIYGFIAELASQGRGVIVLSSELPEIIGLSHRVTVMQSGRTTGCLEGDAINEEDIMRLASGLAARSAA; encoded by the coding sequence ATGAACGCACCCGTGGATCGGGAACCGCTTCTGGCGGGGCAGGGACTGCGCAAGTCCTACGGACCTGTCGAGGTGCTGCACGGCGTCGATTTCGACGTCCGCCCGGGCGAGGTTCATGCCCTGCTCGGCGAGAACGGCGCGGGCAAGTCCACGCTGGTCAAGATCCTCTCGGGTTTCGTCGCACCCAGCGCAGGCACCCTCACCTTCGACGGCGCACCCATCACCTTCCCGACCATGCGCGCGGCCGAGGAGGCGGGCATCGTCCTCATTCACCAGGAATTCAACCTCGCCGAACTGCGCACGGTGGAGGAGAACATCTTCCTCGGGCGGGAGCTGCGTCGGGGCCTCTTCCTCGACAAGGCCGCGATGCGGGCCGAGGCGCGCCGCCTGCTCGACGAACTGCACTGCATGGCCCCCGAAACCGCCCGCGTCGCGGACCTGCCGGTCGCCGACAAGCAGATGGTGGAGATCGCGAAGGCGATGTCGCGCAAGGCGCGCATCCTCTTCCTCGACGAGCCCACTGCCGTGCTCACCAAGGCTGAGACCGCCACCCTCTTCACCCTGATCCGCCGGTTGAAGGCGGAGGGCGTTGGCATCGTCTTCATCTCCCACAAGCTCGACGAGGTAGAGGAGATCGCGGACCGCATCACCGTCCTGCGCGACGGCGAGTTGGTGGAGACTGTGCCGGCCCACGGCGTGAGCCCCGACGACATGGCGCGGATGATGGTAGGCCGCGAGCTCACCGACTTCTATCCGCACATCCCGGCGCCCGGACCCGATGCGGAGACGCTGCTCGCGGTCGAGAGCCTCGCCGCCCCTGGCGTCCGCGATGCCAGCTTCACCCTGCGGCGTGGCGAGGTGCTGGGCTTCGCCGGGCTCCAGGGCGCGGGCCGCACCGCGGTGATGGAGGCGCTGATCGGCCTGCATCCCGCCACCGGCGGCCGGATCAGCCTGCGCGGTCAGGACGTGCGCTTCACCGACGTCGCGCAATCGAAGGCCGCGCGCATCGCCTATCTGACCAAGGACCGCAAGGGGAAGGGTCTGCTCCTCGGCAACGACCTCGTGTGGAACTTCTCGCTCTTCTCGCTGGAGAAGTTCGCAAAGCCCCTGATCGACCGTGGCGCCGAGCGCGCCGCCTTCGACGCCGCCGCCGCCCGCGTGGACCTGCGCGCAGCGAGCCCCTCGCTCACCGCTGGCTCCCTCTCCGGCGGCAACCAGCAGAAACTGCTGCTCGCCAAGGTGCTGGAGACCGATCCCGAGATCATCATCATCGACGAACCCACCCGCGGCATCGACGTGGGCGCGAAGTCGCAGATCTACGGCTTCATCGCGGAGCTCGCGTCCCAGGGGCGGGGCGTCATCGTCCTCTCCTCCGAACTGCCGGAGATCATCGGGCTGAGCCATCGCGTCACCGTCATGCAGAGCGGCCGGACCACCGGCTGCCTCGAAGGCGACGCCATCAACGAAGAAGACATCATGCGTCTCGCCTCGGGCCTCGCCGCCCGCAGCGCGGCGTGA
- a CDS encoding LacI family DNA-binding transcriptional regulator, which yields MNKRATIGDVARLAGVSTATVSRAIHTPDVVSESTREAVQSAISETGFTLNIAARTLRQQRANAVLVLVPDIGNTFFSEILAGIEKVASARGQTILIGDTAGDRTREERFLSYLVNGRADGALLLNGHLPAGVRGAVVSVSEALEPQEVPHVGIDNAAASAVAVRHLKAAGHRRIAHLSGPQNNILTRQRIEGFRAEAGPDAPVLPGAFTIASGRAAADAVLALDPRPTAVACANDEMAIGLIAGLAAQGVRVPQDISVIGFDDIAFAEATIPALTTIRQPRLAIGERAMTRLISAIEGTAEAGAEILDVELVERASVAPPA from the coding sequence ATGAACAAGCGCGCGACTATCGGGGATGTGGCCCGGCTGGCCGGGGTCTCCACCGCCACGGTGAGCCGCGCGATCCACACGCCTGACGTCGTCTCCGAATCGACGCGGGAGGCGGTGCAGAGCGCGATCAGCGAGACGGGCTTCACACTCAACATCGCGGCCCGCACCCTGCGCCAGCAGCGGGCGAACGCGGTGCTGGTGCTGGTGCCCGACATCGGCAACACCTTCTTCTCAGAGATCCTGGCGGGGATCGAGAAGGTCGCCTCGGCTCGCGGGCAGACGATCCTGATCGGCGACACCGCGGGCGACCGGACGCGGGAGGAGCGGTTTCTCAGCTATCTCGTGAACGGCCGCGCGGACGGGGCGCTGCTGCTCAACGGGCATCTGCCCGCCGGAGTACGGGGTGCGGTGGTCTCCGTCTCAGAGGCGTTGGAGCCACAGGAGGTACCCCATGTCGGGATCGACAACGCGGCCGCTTCGGCCGTCGCCGTGCGCCACCTGAAGGCGGCGGGACACCGGCGCATCGCGCATCTTTCAGGCCCACAGAACAACATCCTGACCCGCCAGCGGATCGAGGGTTTTCGCGCCGAGGCTGGGCCAGACGCGCCCGTGCTGCCCGGAGCCTTCACCATCGCGAGCGGCCGCGCCGCGGCGGATGCGGTGCTGGCGCTCGATCCGCGGCCCACCGCGGTCGCCTGCGCCAATGACGAGATGGCGATCGGCCTGATCGCGGGGCTGGCGGCGCAGGGCGTGCGCGTGCCGCAGGACATCTCTGTCATCGGTTTCGACGACATCGCCTTCGCCGAGGCGACGATCCCGGCACTCACCACAATCCGCCAGCCGCGGCTCGCGATCGGGGAGCGGGCGATGACGCGCCTGATCTCCGCCATCGAGGGGACAGCGGAAGCGGGGGCGGAGATCCTGGACGTGGAGCTGGTCGAGCGGGCGAGCGTGGCGCCGCCCGCCTGA
- a CDS encoding protein meaA: MAEVQKDRPWLFRTYAGHSTASASNALYRANLAKGQTGLSVAFDLPTQTGYDSDHVLSRGEVGKVGVPVSHLGDMRTLFDQIPLDQMNTSMTINATAAWLLSLYIAVAEEQGADISALKGTVQNDIIKEYLSRGTYVFPPAPSLRLIGDVAEYCYRNVPKWNPMNVCSYHLQEAGATPEQELAFALATAQAVLDEVRPRVSAEDFPGLVARISFFVNAGIRFVTEMCKMRAFVDLWDEICRERYGVEDPKLRRFRYGVQVNSLGLTEQQPENNVYRILIEMLAVTLSKKARARAVQLPAWNEALGLPRPWDQQWSLRMQQIMAFETDLLEYDDLFDGNPAVDAKVETLKEGAREELKRIDEMGGAVAAIDYMKSRLVESNSERLGRIERGETTVVGVNKYEQGEPSPLVDEQGGIMVVDPAVEEEQIARLEEWRAGRDDLAVRRALTELRSAAREGRNIIPASIACAKAGVTTGEWGTAMRAEFGEYRAPTGVSKAISNTATGLDDIRDAVADASARLGRPLTFLVGKPGLDGHSNGAEQIACRARDAGMEVIYEGIRLTPEQIVAAAREGKAHVIGLSILSGSHMPLVEEVQRRLAEEGLDTPLIVGGIIPEADAERLRAQGVARVYTPKDFELNRIMFDLVALVDPDGRVAAE, from the coding sequence ATGGCCGAAGTTCAGAAGGATCGCCCCTGGCTTTTCCGGACCTATGCCGGGCATTCGACCGCTTCGGCCTCCAACGCGCTCTACCGCGCGAACCTCGCGAAGGGGCAGACGGGCCTCTCCGTCGCCTTCGATCTGCCGACGCAGACCGGTTACGACAGCGACCACGTGCTGAGCCGTGGCGAGGTGGGCAAGGTCGGCGTGCCGGTCAGCCATCTGGGCGACATGCGCACCCTGTTCGACCAGATCCCGCTCGACCAGATGAACACCTCGATGACGATCAACGCGACGGCCGCATGGCTGCTGTCGCTCTACATCGCCGTGGCCGAGGAGCAGGGCGCGGACATCTCCGCTCTCAAGGGCACGGTGCAGAACGACATCATCAAGGAGTACCTGTCGCGCGGCACCTACGTCTTCCCGCCCGCGCCCAGCCTGCGCCTGATCGGCGACGTGGCCGAGTACTGCTACCGCAACGTGCCGAAGTGGAACCCGATGAACGTGTGCTCCTACCACCTGCAGGAGGCCGGAGCGACGCCGGAGCAGGAGCTCGCCTTCGCGCTCGCCACCGCGCAGGCCGTGCTGGACGAGGTGCGGCCGCGGGTCAGCGCGGAGGACTTCCCGGGCCTCGTCGCCCGCATCTCCTTCTTCGTGAACGCGGGCATCCGCTTCGTCACCGAGATGTGCAAGATGCGCGCGTTCGTGGACCTTTGGGACGAGATCTGCCGGGAGCGTTACGGCGTCGAGGATCCGAAGCTCCGCCGCTTCCGCTATGGTGTGCAGGTCAACTCCCTGGGCCTCACCGAGCAGCAACCGGAGAACAACGTCTACCGCATCCTGATCGAGATGCTGGCCGTGACGCTCTCGAAAAAGGCCCGCGCCCGCGCCGTGCAACTCCCCGCCTGGAACGAGGCGCTCGGCCTGCCCCGCCCCTGGGACCAGCAGTGGTCGCTGCGCATGCAGCAGATCATGGCGTTCGAGACGGACCTCCTGGAATATGACGACCTCTTCGACGGCAACCCGGCGGTCGATGCCAAGGTCGAAACGCTGAAGGAGGGCGCCCGCGAGGAGCTGAAGCGCATCGACGAGATGGGCGGCGCGGTCGCCGCCATCGACTACATGAAATCCCGGCTGGTGGAGAGCAATTCGGAGCGTCTCGGCCGCATCGAGCGCGGCGAGACCACCGTCGTCGGCGTCAACAAGTACGAACAGGGCGAGCCCTCGCCACTTGTCGATGAGCAGGGCGGCATCATGGTCGTGGACCCCGCCGTCGAGGAAGAGCAGATCGCCCGGCTCGAGGAATGGCGCGCGGGCCGCGACGACCTCGCCGTGCGCCGGGCGTTGACCGAGCTGCGCAGCGCCGCGCGCGAGGGCCGCAACATCATACCCGCCTCAATCGCCTGCGCGAAGGCGGGGGTGACCACCGGCGAATGGGGCACGGCGATGCGCGCCGAGTTCGGCGAGTACCGCGCGCCGACCGGCGTTTCCAAGGCCATCTCGAACACCGCGACCGGCCTCGACGACATTCGCGACGCCGTGGCCGACGCTTCCGCTCGATTGGGCCGCCCGCTCACCTTCCTCGTCGGCAAGCCGGGGCTGGACGGCCACTCCAACGGCGCTGAGCAGATCGCCTGCCGCGCCCGCGATGCGGGGATGGAGGTGATCTACGAGGGCATCCGCCTAACGCCCGAACAGATCGTCGCCGCCGCCCGCGAGGGGAAGGCACACGTCATCGGCCTCTCCATCCTTTCCGGCTCCCACATGCCGCTGGTCGAGGAGGTGCAGCGCCGCCTCGCCGAGGAGGGGCTCGACACCCCGCTCATCGTCGGCGGCATCATTCCGGAGGCCGATGCGGAGCGGCTGCGCGCGCAGGGCGTCGCGCGGGTCTACACGCCGAAGGATTTCGAGCTGAACCGGATCATGTTCGATCTGGTGGCTTTGGTGGACCCCGACGGCCGCGTGGCCGCCGAGTGA
- a CDS encoding roadblock/LC7 domain-containing protein — protein MISLFSKKRTEHVEPCEAVHREPEFRIGTVEPVADAARSFVGKDRMQNQDLSGLHGLSGFIGACLVDSDSGMVLAKDGGGKLDMDVAGAANTDVVKAKLRAISSLDLDDNIEDILISLGKQYHLIRPLSDDPSVFLYLALDREQSNLAMARVALRKTDLGIAA, from the coding sequence ATGATCAGCCTGTTTTCGAAGAAGCGGACGGAGCACGTCGAGCCCTGCGAAGCGGTCCATCGGGAGCCGGAATTCAGGATCGGCACGGTTGAACCGGTGGCCGACGCCGCCCGTTCTTTTGTGGGGAAAGATAGAATGCAAAATCAGGATCTCAGCGGGCTGCACGGCCTGTCCGGCTTCATCGGGGCGTGCCTCGTCGATTCCGACTCCGGCATGGTGCTGGCCAAGGATGGTGGCGGAAAGCTCGACATGGACGTCGCCGGTGCAGCCAACACCGATGTGGTGAAGGCCAAGCTGCGCGCCATCAGCAGCCTCGACCTCGACGACAATATCGAGGACATCCTCATCTCGCTCGGCAAGCAGTACCACCTGATCCGTCCGCTCTCGGACGATCCGAGCGTGTTCCTCTACCTCGCGTTGGACCGCGAGCAGTCCAACCTCGCCATGGCGCGGGTTGCGCTGCGCAAGACCGATCTCGGCATCGCGGCCTGA
- a CDS encoding 1-acyl-sn-glycerol-3-phosphate acyltransferase → MLQTVELPLWLVILGGLALASLTLNRVLVPSVRWVLRARVNRVLKRANESLRLSIQPLTLTKRQVLVDRLTYDPQVMQAVREEAAEFGEPREVVAERAARYAREIVPGFSAATYFLFGVRASRWIAQGLYRVRLGAEALGDIDPDATVVFVMNHRSNMDYLLVTYLASERTSLSYAAGEWARVWPLQQIAKAMGAFFIRRRSDNPLYRRVLARYVQMATADGVTQAVFPEGGLSRDGSLRPPKLGLLSYILQDFDPEGPRDVIFVPVGLNYDRVLEDRILTEAEVDADGRPRFRASVWTGLGFALRHVWLRLRGKWNRFGYASVSFGAPLSLRDFGTDQPEALGDALMERVGAVVPVLPVPLVADVMLRAAGALSRAEITARAGVLRDALVEKGAHFHLPRGDFDYAVEVGLRGLVRRHILRCEGDDFAVAPEGRDLLAYYCRSIAHLPR, encoded by the coding sequence ATGCTGCAGACCGTCGAACTCCCCCTCTGGCTTGTCATATTGGGTGGCCTGGCGCTGGCCTCGCTGACGCTGAACCGCGTGCTGGTGCCCTCGGTGCGCTGGGTGCTGCGGGCGCGGGTGAACCGGGTGCTGAAGCGGGCGAATGAAAGCCTGCGCCTCTCCATCCAGCCGCTGACGCTGACCAAACGGCAGGTCCTGGTGGATCGGCTCACCTACGATCCGCAGGTCATGCAGGCCGTGCGGGAGGAGGCGGCGGAATTCGGCGAGCCGCGGGAGGTCGTGGCCGAGCGCGCCGCCCGCTATGCTCGTGAGATCGTGCCGGGCTTCTCGGCCGCCACCTACTTCCTGTTCGGCGTGCGGGCGAGCCGCTGGATCGCGCAGGGCCTCTACCGCGTGCGGCTGGGGGCCGAGGCGCTGGGCGATATCGACCCGGACGCGACGGTGGTCTTCGTGATGAACCACCGCTCCAACATGGACTACCTGCTCGTCACGTATCTCGCCAGCGAGCGCACCTCGCTGAGCTATGCCGCGGGCGAGTGGGCGCGGGTCTGGCCTCTGCAGCAGATCGCGAAGGCGATGGGCGCGTTCTTTATCCGCCGCCGCTCGGATAACCCGCTCTATCGCCGGGTGCTCGCCCGCTATGTCCAGATGGCCACGGCGGATGGTGTGACCCAGGCGGTGTTTCCGGAAGGTGGGCTCAGCCGCGACGGCAGCTTGCGGCCACCGAAGCTGGGCTTGCTGAGCTACATCCTGCAGGATTTCGACCCCGAGGGACCGCGCGACGTGATCTTCGTCCCCGTCGGTCTGAACTACGACCGGGTGCTGGAGGATCGGATCCTGACCGAGGCGGAGGTGGACGCCGATGGCCGTCCACGCTTCCGCGCGAGCGTCTGGACCGGGCTCGGCTTCGCTCTGCGCCACGTCTGGCTGCGGCTGCGCGGCAAGTGGAATCGCTTCGGCTATGCCTCGGTCAGCTTCGGCGCGCCGCTCTCCCTGCGCGACTTCGGCACCGATCAGCCGGAGGCGCTGGGCGATGCGTTGATGGAGCGGGTCGGCGCGGTGGTCCCGGTTCTGCCGGTGCCGCTGGTCGCCGACGTGATGCTGCGGGCAGCAGGCGCGCTGTCACGGGCCGAGATCACGGCGCGGGCGGGGGTGCTGCGCGATGCCTTGGTCGAGAAGGGCGCGCATTTCCACCTGCCGCGGGGCGATTTCGACTACGCGGTCGAGGTCGGGCTGCGTGGTCTCGTCCGCCGGCACATCCTGCGCTGTGAGGGCGACGATTTCGCCGTCGCGCCCGAGGGCCGGGATCTCCTCGCCTACTACTGCCGCTCCATCGCGCACCTGCCGCGCTGA
- the ccrA gene encoding crotonyl-CoA carboxylase/reductase: protein MALDANTTADRPMKDLYEMGEIPPLGHVPEKMYAWAIRRERHGEPEKAMQLEVVDVPKLDSHEVLVFVMAAGINYNGVWAGLGQPISPFDGHGAPYHIAGSDASGIIWAVGDKVKRWKVGDEVVIHCNQDDGDDEHCNGGDPMMSPTQRIWGYETPDGSFAQFTNVQAQQLMPRPQHLTWEESACYTLTLATAYRMLFGHEPHDLKPGQNVLVWGASGGLGSYAIQLINTAGANAIGVISDESKRQFVMDLGAKGVINRKDFDCWGQMPTVGTDEYKTWFAEARKFGKAIWEITGKGNNVDMVFEHPGESTFPVSVFVVKRGGMVVICAGTTGYNLTFDVRYLWMHQKRVQGSHFAHLKQAMAANQLMIERRLDPCLSEVFEWNELPTAHTKMMRNQHKPGNMAVLVNASKTGLRTFEDTLDAAKG from the coding sequence ATGGCGCTCGACGCAAATACCACCGCCGACCGGCCAATGAAGGACCTGTACGAGATGGGCGAGATCCCGCCCCTCGGTCACGTGCCGGAGAAGATGTACGCTTGGGCGATTCGGCGCGAGCGCCATGGCGAGCCAGAAAAGGCGATGCAGCTCGAGGTCGTGGACGTCCCGAAGCTCGACAGCCATGAGGTGCTGGTTTTCGTCATGGCCGCGGGCATCAACTACAATGGCGTCTGGGCCGGTCTCGGCCAGCCGATCTCGCCCTTCGACGGGCACGGTGCGCCCTACCACATTGCGGGCTCCGACGCCTCGGGCATCATCTGGGCCGTGGGTGACAAGGTGAAGCGCTGGAAGGTCGGCGACGAGGTCGTCATCCACTGCAACCAGGACGACGGCGACGACGAGCACTGCAATGGCGGCGACCCGATGATGTCGCCGACCCAGCGGATCTGGGGCTACGAGACGCCCGACGGCTCCTTCGCGCAGTTCACCAATGTGCAGGCGCAGCAGCTCATGCCGCGGCCCCAGCACCTGACCTGGGAGGAGAGCGCGTGCTACACGCTGACGCTCGCCACCGCCTACCGCATGCTGTTCGGGCACGAGCCGCATGACCTGAAGCCCGGCCAGAACGTCCTGGTCTGGGGCGCGTCCGGCGGCCTCGGCTCCTACGCGATCCAGCTCATCAACACGGCAGGTGCGAACGCGATCGGCGTGATCTCCGACGAATCGAAGCGCCAGTTCGTGATGGATCTCGGTGCCAAGGGCGTCATCAACCGTAAGGATTTCGACTGCTGGGGCCAGATGCCCACGGTCGGCACGGACGAGTACAAGACGTGGTTCGCCGAGGCGCGCAAGTTCGGCAAGGCGATCTGGGAGATCACCGGCAAGGGCAACAATGTCGACATGGTGTTCGAGCATCCGGGCGAGAGCACCTTCCCCGTCTCCGTCTTCGTCGTGAAGCGCGGCGGCATGGTGGTGATCTGTGCCGGGACCACCGGCTACAACCTCACCTTCGACGTGCGGTATCTCTGGATGCACCAGAAGCGGGTGCAGGGTTCCCACTTCGCCCATCTCAAGCAGGCGATGGCCGCCAACCAGCTCATGATCGAGCGTCGGCTGGATCCGTGCCTGTCCGAAGTCTTCGAATGGAACGAGCTGCCGACGGCGCATACCAAGATGATGCGCAACCAGCACAAGCCCGGAAACATGGCTGTGCTGGTCAATGCCTCGAAAACCGGCCTGCGCACCTTCGAAGACACGCTGGACGCGGCAAAGGGCTGA
- a CDS encoding PRC-barrel domain-containing protein: MKTFLTTTALALTLGGAAIAQGADGYITTASESELMASDLLGATVHATEVEGEITYSAGMESEWDNIGEINDVIIAPNGQVAGVVLGVGGFLGMGEKSVALPMDQLRFVEGEDRETPFIVVNATAETLEQAPAFTMDGNEQQADASSTEMQAETTAEVDASAEIEQETQQAADAIEQTGDDIAAGAAQLAADAEATGEAALQEIEQTADATGEAIAQESQELAAETEAAGQEVMEETQQAADATSDAVTETTAEMSAEADAETFVAVTAQDITVEELNGASVFTEQDENIGEIGDLVMEGETVSEAIISFGGFLGLGQRDVAVPMDQLSLMMSEEGGELRVYVQATEEELEAMPEYEAPAE, translated from the coding sequence ATGAAGACCTTTTTGACCACGACCGCATTGGCTCTGACGCTCGGCGGTGCCGCGATCGCGCAAGGTGCGGACGGCTACATCACCACCGCGTCCGAGAGCGAGCTGATGGCGAGCGATCTGCTCGGCGCGACCGTGCATGCGACCGAAGTCGAGGGTGAGATCACCTACTCGGCCGGCATGGAAAGCGAGTGGGACAATATCGGCGAGATCAACGACGTGATCATCGCGCCGAACGGTCAGGTGGCAGGTGTCGTGCTGGGCGTCGGCGGCTTCCTCGGCATGGGCGAGAAGTCCGTCGCGCTGCCGATGGACCAGCTGCGCTTCGTAGAGGGCGAGGACCGCGAAACGCCTTTCATCGTGGTGAACGCGACGGCCGAGACTCTGGAGCAGGCACCGGCCTTCACTATGGACGGTAACGAGCAGCAGGCCGACGCCAGCAGCACCGAGATGCAGGCCGAAACCACGGCCGAGGTCGACGCGAGCGCCGAGATCGAGCAGGAGACCCAGCAGGCCGCCGATGCGATCGAGCAGACCGGCGATGACATCGCGGCCGGCGCAGCCCAGCTTGCCGCGGACGCCGAGGCCACCGGCGAGGCCGCCCTGCAGGAGATCGAGCAGACGGCCGACGCAACTGGCGAAGCGATCGCGCAGGAGAGCCAGGAACTCGCCGCAGAGACCGAAGCTGCAGGTCAGGAGGTGATGGAGGAGACGCAGCAAGCTGCCGACGCCACCTCCGATGCGGTGACCGAGACGACGGCCGAGATGTCGGCTGAAGCCGATGCCGAGACGTTCGTCGCGGTCACTGCGCAGGACATCACGGTCGAGGAGCTCAACGGCGCCAGCGTCTTCACCGAGCAGGACGAGAATATCGGCGAGATTGGGGATCTAGTGATGGAGGGAGAGACGGTCTCCGAAGCGATTATCTCCTTCGGCGGTTTCCTCGGCCTCGGCCAACGGGATGTCGCGGTGCCGATGGACCAGCTCAGCCTGATGATGTCCGAAGAGGGCGGCGAGCTGCGCGTCTACGTGCAGGCGACCGAGGAAGAGCTCGAAGCCATGCCCGAATACGAGGCGCCCGCCGAGTGA
- a CDS encoding glutathione S-transferase family protein translates to MTLPHPVMLYDTPRAPNPRRVRIFLAEKGIELPTTSVDIMAGQQFGEEYLAKMGSHNVPALELSDGTILTETVAVCRYLEALYPEPNLLGRDPLEAARIEMWSRRVEFQLMLPIAAVSRHGIPAMKVLEGEQCPEWAEFNRDRVVSGLAWLERSLAEREWLAGDRFSLADITAICTVGFMRLIRVSVPTEHAATLAWMERCEGRGTMVG, encoded by the coding sequence GTGACCCTGCCCCATCCCGTCATGCTCTACGACACCCCGCGCGCGCCGAACCCGCGCCGCGTCCGGATCTTTCTGGCCGAGAAGGGGATCGAGTTGCCCACGACCTCCGTCGACATCATGGCGGGTCAGCAGTTCGGCGAGGAGTATCTGGCGAAGATGGGCTCCCACAATGTACCTGCGCTGGAGCTCTCCGACGGGACGATCCTGACGGAAACGGTGGCAGTCTGCCGCTACCTAGAGGCGTTGTACCCGGAGCCAAACCTGCTGGGGCGCGATCCGCTGGAGGCCGCGCGGATCGAGATGTGGTCGCGGCGTGTAGAGTTTCAGCTGATGCTCCCCATCGCGGCAGTCTCGCGGCACGGCATTCCGGCAATGAAGGTGCTGGAGGGCGAGCAGTGTCCGGAATGGGCCGAATTCAACCGCGATCGCGTGGTGAGTGGTCTGGCATGGTTGGAGCGCAGCCTTGCGGAGCGGGAGTGGCTGGCGGGCGACCGGTTCTCGCTCGCGGACATCACAGCGATCTGCACTGTCGGCTTCATGAGGCTGATCCGCGTGTCGGTCCCGACAGAGCATGCTGCAACGTTGGCTTGGATGGAGCGTTGTGAAGGGCGCGGGACCATGGTGGGCTAG